The region AATGCTGCAGTCACTCAAGCACCGCGGACCGGACTCGACCGGCTTCGCGATCTACGGCGTCCCGAGCAAGAACGAGTACGTTCTGCGCTTCAAGGTCGCCGAGCAGGAAGACGTCGCCAAGGGCTACGACATTCACAAGCAGGTCAAGGACCGTCGTGCCGAGGTCGATCGCCGTCTGGCGGAGCTGGGCGTGAAGATGATCAAGGCCGAGGACGCGACGGAGTACGCCTACCGCTATCGCATCAAGTTCAAGGGCAACATGCGCAAGCTGGCGGACTACATTGAGGACGTGGCCTCGACGGAGATCCTCTCGCTCGGCACGGGTCTGGAGCTGATCAAGGACCTGGGCGACGCCAACACGGTGTCCGACCAGTATTCGCTCAAGGGCTTCAAGGGTACGCACGCCATCGGCCACACCCGCATGGCGACCGAGTCCGACGTCGACATCCGCTCGGCGCATCCCTACTGGGCCTACCCGTATCACGACATCTCGGTGGTCCATAACGGCCAGCTGACCAACTACTGGATCATGCGGCGCGAGATGGAGCGCAAGGACTTCCGCTTCATGTCGAACTGCGACTCCGAGCTGATCGCGGTCTACATCGCTGACAAGCTGCAGGAAGGCATGGAGCTTGAGGATGCGATGAAGCAGTCGGTCGACGAGCTCGACGGCGTCTTCACCTATCTTGTGGCGACGTCGGACAGCCTCGGGATGGCCAAGGACGACATGGCCGCCAAGCCGATGGTGATCTACGAGAGCGACGACCTCGTGGCAATGGCCTCCGAAGAGGTCGCAATCCGCGAGATCCTGCCTCAGGAAATCGACACGTTTGACCCCTACGACCGGGAGGTTCGGGTATGGCGCAGCTAAAGGAAGAGCATCGTTCGCACGATATGGGGCTGCACAGCGAGCAGCTCACCGGGCGCACGCAGCAGCGCTTCTTCGACATCACCGAAGAGGAGAACTTCCTCTATCCGGAAGCCTTCGATGTCGACTTCAACAAGCGCAAGGCGTTCAACGCCGCGGACATGGACACGACCGATGTCAACCTCAAGATCCGTGACCTGATGTCGAAGGGTTACGGCTCGATCGTGATCAAGAATCCGCTCGCCCGCCACTCGCTCGGCGTCGGCATCCTGCAGCGGCTGAACCTGACCTTCGAGGGCAGTCTGGGCTACTTTGGCGTTGGCCTGATCGACGGCCCGAACGTCCGCATCACCGGCCGCGTAGGCTGGTCCTGCGCCGAGAACATGATGGCCGGCACCGTGATCGTCGAAAAGAACGCGGGCTCGACCTTCGGTGCGGCGATCCGTGGCGGCGACCTCGTCTGCATGGGCGACGTCGGTTCGCGCACGGGCATCGACCAGAAGGGCGGCACGATCATCGTCGGCGGCCGGACGGGTGCGTTCTCGGGCTTCATGATGCAGCGCGGCCGCATGGTCGTGCTGGGTGACGCCGGCAAGAACCTGGGCGACTCGATGTACGACGGCACGATCTATATCGGCGGCAAGATCGAGAGCCTCGGCGTCGACGCGGTAACCTCGGAGATGACCGAACTCGACTGCGCCTGGCTCGAGCGCAAGCTCAAGCAGTTTGGGCTGAAGGCACCCAACAGCATCAAGAACATGACCAAGATCGTCGCAGGCAAGCAGCTCTGGAACTACGACAACCTCGAGCCTTCCGAGAAGAAGATCGTTCTCTAGGCCCACGGAGGAAAGACAGAACAATGGCTACCAAGAAAAAAGACATCTTCGATCGTGCGCCCGACGGCCGGAATAAGGAGGTTCTCGGCGAGAACTTCATGTTCTCACCGCGTGTGATCGACGACATCCACATCAAGGCCGAGCTCGGCCGTTACCGAATGCGTGGCATGGCGCTGTTCAAGAAGATCCCAACCTGGGACGACCTGACCTTCATGCCGGGCACGCTGACCCGTTTCGTCATCGAAGGTTATCGCGAGAAATGCGAGACCAAGACGGTGATCGGCCCCCGCGCCAAGCGTCCGCTTGAGCTCGATATCCCGGTCTATGTCACCGGCATGAGCTTCGGCGCGCTGTCGTTCGAGGCCAAGACCGCGCTCGCGCGCGGCGCCACCATGGCCGGCACGGCAACGTGCTCGGGCGAAGGCGGCATGATCCCCGATGAGCGGCGTTATTCGGAGAAGTGGCTCTACCAGTGCATCCAGTCGCGCTATGGCTTCAACCCGCACCACCTGCGTCTCGCTGACGCCTGTGAGTTCTTCATCGGTCAGGGCTGCAAGGTTGGTTTGGGCGGTCATCTCATGGGCCAGAAGGTCACCGACCAGGTCGCCGAGATGCGTTCGCTGCCCGCGGGCATCGACCAGCGTTCGCCGGCCCGTCACCCCGACTGGCTGGGGCCGGACGATCTGGCGCTCAAGATCCAGGAAATCCGGGAGTCGACCGACTACCAGATCCCGATCCAGCTCAAGCTGGGTGCGGCGCGAGTCTATGACGACGTCCGCATGGCGGTG is a window of Rhodospirillales bacterium DNA encoding:
- a CDS encoding FMN-binding glutamate synthase family protein — protein: MATKKKDIFDRAPDGRNKEVLGENFMFSPRVIDDIHIKAELGRYRMRGMALFKKIPTWDDLTFMPGTLTRFVIEGYREKCETKTVIGPRAKRPLELDIPVYVTGMSFGALSFEAKTALARGATMAGTATCSGEGGMIPDERRYSEKWLYQCIQSRYGFNPHHLRLADACEFFIGQGCKVGLGGHLMGQKVTDQVAEMRSLPAGIDQRSPARHPDWLGPDDLALKIQEIRESTDYQIPIQLKLGAARVYDDVRMAVKCDPDSIYIDGMEGSTGAGPHLATEETGVPGIAAIRQARRAIDDLGKRGEITLIYAGAVRNGGDLAKALALGADAVAIGTTAMMALNCNKDIPEADYEGTIGVPAGYCYHCHTGRCPVGVATQDPELRKRLNPDDAAERVYNILHTLAIECQMMARACGKTNVHSLEPEDLSALTMEASAMAGVPLAGTNHTVGVDDYHHL
- a CDS encoding GXGXG motif-containing protein, which codes for MAQLKEEHRSHDMGLHSEQLTGRTQQRFFDITEEENFLYPEAFDVDFNKRKAFNAADMDTTDVNLKIRDLMSKGYGSIVIKNPLARHSLGVGILQRLNLTFEGSLGYFGVGLIDGPNVRITGRVGWSCAENMMAGTVIVEKNAGSTFGAAIRGGDLVCMGDVGSRTGIDQKGGTIIVGGRTGAFSGFMMQRGRMVVLGDAGKNLGDSMYDGTIYIGGKIESLGVDAVTSEMTELDCAWLERKLKQFGLKAPNSIKNMTKIVAGKQLWNYDNLEPSEKKIVL
- a CDS encoding class II glutamine amidotransferase; protein product: MCGIAGIIHRKKAADVGSEMTAMLQSLKHRGPDSTGFAIYGVPSKNEYVLRFKVAEQEDVAKGYDIHKQVKDRRAEVDRRLAELGVKMIKAEDATEYAYRYRIKFKGNMRKLADYIEDVASTEILSLGTGLELIKDLGDANTVSDQYSLKGFKGTHAIGHTRMATESDVDIRSAHPYWAYPYHDISVVHNGQLTNYWIMRREMERKDFRFMSNCDSELIAVYIADKLQEGMELEDAMKQSVDELDGVFTYLVATSDSLGMAKDDMAAKPMVIYESDDLVAMASEEVAIREILPQEIDTFDPYDREVRVWRS